In a single window of the Natronosalvus caseinilyticus genome:
- a CDS encoding DUF1059 domain-containing protein translates to MTTAHKLDCESAANDCRFVVQSEDEGEAIELARNHMKEVHGKDYTDEELQTEYLQSV, encoded by the coding sequence ATGACGACAGCACACAAACTCGACTGCGAATCGGCAGCGAACGATTGCCGATTCGTCGTCCAGTCCGAAGACGAGGGAGAGGCGATCGAACTGGCGAGAAATCACATGAAGGAGGTCCACGGGAAGGACTATACGGACGAGGAACTGCAGACCGAGTACCTACAATCGGTCTAA
- a CDS encoding pro-sigmaK processing inhibitor BofA family protein → MVTGLEILILVVALAFVFGASRLIDTVRPLFANAVAGLLVLLAVQWMFVFEITITPIVLVIVALGGVPGALLIVLLSITGVAFV, encoded by the coding sequence ATGGTCACCGGTCTCGAGATCCTGATCCTGGTCGTCGCCCTCGCGTTCGTCTTCGGCGCGTCGCGACTCATCGACACCGTTCGACCGCTCTTCGCCAACGCGGTCGCCGGGTTGCTCGTCCTCCTGGCCGTGCAGTGGATGTTCGTCTTCGAGATTACCATCACCCCGATCGTGCTCGTGATCGTCGCTCTGGGCGGCGTTCCCGGAGCGCTGCTAATCGTGTTGCTGTCGATTACCGGGGTTGCCTTCGTCTAG
- a CDS encoding DUF7563 family protein, whose translation MPTCTHCGAHVSERFARVFADEDGKIHACISCSANAGIAEAARERATSS comes from the coding sequence ATGCCAACGTGTACCCACTGCGGCGCGCACGTCTCCGAGCGCTTCGCACGCGTCTTCGCCGACGAAGATGGCAAGATCCACGCGTGTATCAGCTGTTCGGCCAACGCTGGGATCGCGGAAGCGGCGAGAGAACGCGCCACCAGTTCCTGA
- a CDS encoding amphi-Trp domain-containing protein: MADTTTYKDELTREEVADRLQELAREIRSGGDANISVGNKVVTLSPDAQVTYDLEVEERSPMLGGRREEIDLTLAWGVKKEKE, translated from the coding sequence ATGGCCGACACGACGACCTACAAGGACGAACTCACGAGAGAGGAAGTAGCCGACCGGCTGCAGGAACTCGCCCGAGAAATCCGAAGCGGCGGCGACGCCAACATCTCCGTCGGGAACAAGGTGGTGACGCTCTCGCCGGACGCCCAGGTCACCTACGACCTCGAGGTCGAGGAACGGTCTCCGATGCTCGGCGGCCGCCGCGAGGAGATCGACCTGACGCTGGCCTGGGGCGTGAAGAAAGAAAAAGAGTGA
- a CDS encoding metallophosphoesterase family protein gives MQIGLCADVHGNLPALEAVLADLPDVDALICAGDVVGYNPWPAECVERLRDLEVPTVMGNHDRAVARETTFRFNSMAAAGVELARERLTDDQRGWLAELPDERLAFDSQVKIVHGHPADPDRYTYPRDFSPRLLEDESVLVLGHTHVQHVERYAEGVVVNPGSIGQPRDGDPRAAYAVLDLDALEVETRRVAYDVERVQQAVAEAGLPEKIGTRLARGE, from the coding sequence ATGCAGATCGGACTCTGTGCTGACGTACACGGGAACCTCCCCGCACTCGAGGCCGTCCTCGCGGACCTCCCCGACGTCGACGCGCTGATCTGTGCGGGCGACGTCGTGGGCTACAATCCCTGGCCGGCCGAGTGCGTCGAGCGGCTACGAGACCTCGAGGTGCCGACGGTGATGGGAAACCACGACCGGGCGGTCGCTCGAGAGACGACGTTCCGGTTCAACTCGATGGCCGCGGCGGGGGTCGAACTCGCCCGCGAGCGCCTGACCGACGACCAGCGGGGGTGGCTCGCCGAGTTGCCCGACGAGCGCCTCGCGTTCGACAGCCAGGTGAAAATCGTCCACGGTCACCCCGCAGATCCAGACCGGTACACCTACCCGCGGGACTTCTCGCCGCGGCTGCTCGAGGACGAGTCGGTGCTGGTGCTCGGCCACACCCACGTCCAGCACGTCGAGCGCTACGCCGAGGGGGTCGTCGTGAATCCGGGCAGCATCGGGCAGCCGCGAGACGGCGACCCCCGGGCGGCCTACGCCGTCCTCGACCTTGACGCGCTCGAGGTCGAGACCCGTCGCGTCGCCTACGACGTCGAGCGCGTGCAGCAGGCGGTAGCGGAGGCAGGGCTTCCCGAAAAGATCGGGACGCGGTTGGCTCGAGGCGAGTGA
- a CDS encoding bifunctional DNA primase/polymerase: protein MTGVPAPLADLGKVFIPIPPGEKGTDRERTEETLFEGDDPILDAYLEAGHNYGIAARGDLAIVDEDEPDALADLVDRLPETPWQVSGSRSSNHRFLLVPGLENDIPLDDPETGENLGHIKAAPQSYVVGPGSRHPSGNYYGPLRGPDELATIDEDDLRDLLEPWTTDDDEPDHGHGTGRCTHGDRDRDADVGVYDVLSRRRYPEGKRCEHPFHGSSTGSNFMVSEDGETFRCWRHGATGNGLHLLGMELGVISCGDWVPGGLSTDTWREVFDTARERGYADQLPDPIESIEPEDVEHHAILPNALRHHAVTDGWDWTSDGYRGEDALTIEAARDRTTDAITNAIEGCDDVLIEALPTMGKTYGEVAATAAAGEPTTILTCRGNNEQYEKLEEWCADHGLTAKRLPSFFDKCDTANGEYGDDWVDAVERWYDRGATGQDIHKHHAGDLPCQNQPHECPYTSAWRFDPDDYDILIGHYSHAYVPRVTAGRTVLIDEFPGDDYETTLDLGLERAVSRFLETTPALPFDDYTDLLEGRADDDRRVEALDWFDGDADRDPLQAFDDGGHAAAPIAVYALLTGDDLGNGWERALLGNGFDGHVATFDRARGAIHLLEPPAFEAARNVIGLDGTPTVTMWRLALGRSRLNHRQVLTDDERVEYIRDVLGLHLVRTTDAVKGYAAGEAEIANRVTLDDDRALLEGIAAEHGQQPALITTKRAKEHVYEPEGVLDLVTETKHYGDVLGSNEYASTRLGAVIGSRNYGPDFVAKWGAYHGTAVEPRFPGEDLPLEAGVRTDYGDVGNEIRQHMTEHQTLQAAMRFGRDGNGAVVYVHTNTLPDWVPIAGEGRVLRTRSQGEREVVAALNALPGTAWTTAEVAAHPDVNITRQQVFTHLERLYDRGYLDREQNPQDGRGYRWLDDDLHRVTEHGEVELEPVELDDLDEVRQVVRMSTYTWNLTNSPSEGAPGACQSPGVRSLPGRAGREGGDPPDSPAD, encoded by the coding sequence ATGACCGGCGTCCCAGCGCCGCTCGCCGACCTCGGGAAGGTGTTCATCCCGATCCCGCCCGGGGAGAAGGGCACCGATCGCGAGCGCACCGAGGAGACGCTGTTCGAGGGCGACGATCCCATCCTCGACGCCTACCTCGAGGCGGGCCACAACTACGGGATCGCCGCCCGGGGGGACCTCGCGATCGTCGACGAGGACGAGCCCGACGCCCTGGCCGACCTCGTCGATCGCCTCCCCGAGACGCCGTGGCAGGTGTCGGGCTCGCGCTCAAGCAACCACCGATTTCTGCTGGTGCCCGGCCTCGAAAACGACATCCCACTCGACGACCCTGAGACGGGCGAAAACCTGGGGCACATCAAGGCGGCCCCGCAGTCCTACGTCGTAGGCCCCGGCTCGCGCCACCCGTCGGGCAACTACTACGGCCCGCTGCGCGGCCCCGACGAACTCGCCACCATCGACGAGGACGACCTTCGCGACCTCCTCGAACCCTGGACAACCGACGACGACGAGCCCGACCACGGCCACGGGACCGGGCGGTGCACCCACGGTGACCGGGATCGGGACGCCGACGTCGGGGTGTACGACGTCCTCTCGCGGCGACGCTACCCCGAGGGCAAGCGATGCGAACACCCGTTCCACGGCTCGAGCACCGGCTCGAACTTCATGGTAAGCGAGGATGGCGAGACCTTTCGCTGCTGGCGCCACGGCGCCACGGGCAACGGCCTCCACCTGCTCGGGATGGAACTGGGCGTAATCTCGTGCGGTGACTGGGTGCCCGGCGGTCTCTCGACGGACACCTGGCGCGAGGTGTTCGACACGGCGCGTGAACGCGGCTACGCCGACCAGCTCCCCGACCCGATCGAGTCCATCGAACCCGAGGACGTTGAACACCACGCCATCCTCCCGAACGCACTCCGTCACCACGCGGTCACCGACGGCTGGGACTGGACCTCCGACGGCTACCGCGGCGAGGACGCCCTCACGATTGAGGCCGCCCGCGACCGGACCACCGACGCCATCACCAACGCCATCGAGGGGTGTGACGACGTGTTGATCGAGGCGCTGCCGACGATGGGCAAGACCTACGGCGAGGTCGCCGCCACCGCCGCGGCGGGCGAGCCTACGACGATCCTCACCTGCCGGGGCAACAACGAACAGTACGAGAAACTCGAGGAGTGGTGCGCCGACCACGGCCTCACGGCGAAGCGTCTCCCGTCGTTCTTCGACAAATGCGACACGGCGAACGGGGAATACGGCGATGACTGGGTCGACGCCGTCGAACGCTGGTACGATCGCGGCGCCACCGGCCAGGACATCCACAAGCACCATGCCGGCGACCTCCCCTGCCAGAACCAGCCCCACGAGTGCCCGTACACGAGCGCCTGGCGCTTCGACCCCGACGACTACGACATCCTTATCGGCCACTACAGCCACGCATACGTCCCCCGGGTGACCGCCGGCCGGACCGTCCTCATCGACGAGTTCCCCGGAGACGACTACGAGACGACGCTCGACCTCGGCCTTGAGCGCGCCGTGAGCCGGTTCCTCGAGACGACGCCCGCCCTCCCGTTCGACGACTACACCGACCTCCTCGAGGGGCGTGCCGACGACGACCGGCGCGTTGAGGCGCTCGACTGGTTCGACGGCGACGCCGACCGCGATCCCCTTCAGGCGTTCGACGACGGCGGCCACGCGGCGGCCCCGATCGCCGTCTACGCCCTGCTGACCGGCGACGACCTCGGCAACGGCTGGGAGCGCGCCCTCCTGGGGAACGGCTTCGACGGCCACGTCGCCACGTTCGACCGTGCTCGGGGCGCGATCCACCTGCTTGAGCCCCCCGCGTTCGAGGCCGCCCGTAACGTCATCGGCCTCGACGGAACGCCCACCGTGACCATGTGGCGCCTGGCACTGGGGCGCTCGCGGCTGAATCACCGTCAGGTGCTCACCGACGACGAGCGCGTGGAGTACATCCGGGACGTTCTCGGGCTCCACCTGGTGCGGACGACCGACGCCGTCAAAGGGTACGCCGCGGGCGAGGCCGAGATTGCCAACCGGGTGACCCTCGACGACGACCGCGCCCTCCTCGAGGGGATCGCCGCCGAACACGGCCAGCAACCCGCGCTCATCACCACGAAACGCGCCAAGGAACACGTCTACGAGCCCGAGGGCGTCCTCGACCTAGTCACGGAGACGAAACACTACGGCGACGTCCTCGGGAGCAACGAGTACGCCAGCACCCGCCTGGGCGCCGTCATCGGCTCGCGCAACTACGGCCCGGACTTCGTCGCGAAGTGGGGCGCCTACCACGGGACCGCCGTCGAGCCGCGGTTCCCCGGTGAGGACCTCCCGCTCGAGGCGGGCGTTCGCACCGACTACGGCGACGTCGGGAACGAAATCCGCCAGCATATGACCGAACACCAAACGCTCCAGGCGGCAATGCGCTTCGGCCGGGACGGCAACGGCGCCGTCGTCTACGTCCACACCAACACCCTCCCCGACTGGGTGCCGATCGCTGGCGAGGGGCGCGTCCTCCGCACCCGGAGCCAGGGCGAACGCGAGGTGGTCGCTGCCCTCAACGCGCTCCCCGGGACCGCCTGGACCACCGCCGAGGTGGCCGCCCACCCGGACGTCAACATCACGCGGCAACAGGTGTTCACTCACCTCGAGCGGTTGTACGACCGCGGCTACCTCGACCGCGAACAGAACCCCCAGGACGGCCGGGGCTACCGGTGGCTCGACGACGACCTCCACCGAGTGACCGAGCACGGCGAGGTCGAACTCGAGCCGGTCGAACTCGACGACCTGGACGAAGTTCGTCAAGTGGTACGTATGAGTACCTATACGTGGAACTTGACGAACTCACCCTCCGAGGGTGCTCCTGGAGCGTGCCAGAGTCCTGGTGTACGCTCTCTCCCGGGGAGGGCGGGTCGTGAAGGTGGTGATCCACCCGATTCACCCGCCGATTGA
- the larB gene encoding nickel pincer cofactor biosynthesis protein LarB, whose protein sequence is MRELLEAVAAGECSPAEAEAQLSGYVTGEAGRFDAARDTRRGIPEAILAEGKTPEQVASLATTALETTGRALVTRLQDAHVDALEERLEETVPGAMVDRRGTTLLASAADHDRPALEATVAIVTAGTVDGPVADEAALVCVDAGLEVDRLDDVGVAALTRLIDQVERVRAADVAIVAAGREGALPTVVAGLVDTPIIAVPVSSGYGHGGDGEAALAGMLQSCTVLSVVNVDAGFVAGAQATLIARAIDEARTGES, encoded by the coding sequence ATGCGCGAGTTACTCGAGGCCGTGGCCGCGGGGGAGTGTTCGCCCGCCGAAGCCGAGGCCCAGCTCAGCGGATACGTCACGGGCGAAGCGGGCCGCTTCGACGCTGCGAGAGACACCCGTCGAGGGATCCCCGAGGCGATCCTCGCGGAAGGAAAGACACCGGAACAGGTCGCGAGCCTGGCAACGACTGCCCTCGAGACAACGGGCCGGGCGCTCGTGACCCGGCTCCAGGACGCTCACGTCGACGCACTCGAGGAACGTCTGGAGGAGACCGTCCCGGGGGCCATGGTCGACCGCCGGGGAACGACCCTCCTCGCGAGCGCGGCGGACCACGACCGACCGGCCCTCGAGGCGACCGTGGCCATCGTCACCGCGGGTACGGTCGACGGCCCGGTCGCCGACGAGGCCGCCCTGGTCTGCGTCGACGCCGGCCTCGAGGTCGACCGGCTCGACGACGTGGGCGTCGCCGCGCTCACCCGGCTGATCGACCAGGTCGAGCGAGTCCGTGCGGCCGACGTGGCGATCGTCGCGGCCGGCCGCGAAGGGGCGCTCCCGACGGTCGTCGCTGGCCTCGTCGACACCCCAATCATCGCCGTGCCGGTCTCGAGCGGGTACGGCCACGGCGGCGACGGCGAGGCCGCCCTGGCGGGGATGCTTCAGTCGTGTACCGTCCTTTCGGTCGTGAACGTCGACGCCGGTTTCGTCGCCGGTGCCCAGGCGACGCTGATCGCTCGAGCGATCGACGAGGCCCGAACCGGCGAGTCGTAA
- a CDS encoding DUF7504 family protein, whose amino-acid sequence MEPSIPESIEAPSNVLLVHETNQPVDACHDLCQSCSEVAELRVSFAGAQTDCRPTASDGPAKLGIVSVGDVLRAAEATVGPDYSAPFVVDAIDDPTDLSALGVTISEFCEQWGDAYHVRICFHSLDMLLRYAPPKQVFHFAYVLTKRLSSVGAIAHFHLDPTAHEDRIVATFGSIFDEMVVDESVQDDLPEATDEDVAALLSNWDDEDGDEYESWPTTDPADFDEATDDDVARVLEN is encoded by the coding sequence ATGGAACCGAGTATCCCCGAATCGATCGAGGCACCGTCGAACGTGCTCCTCGTTCACGAGACGAACCAGCCAGTAGACGCCTGCCACGACCTCTGTCAGTCGTGTTCGGAGGTCGCCGAGCTGCGCGTCTCGTTCGCCGGGGCGCAGACGGACTGTCGGCCGACGGCCAGCGACGGTCCCGCGAAACTCGGCATCGTCTCCGTCGGCGACGTCCTCCGTGCGGCCGAGGCCACCGTGGGCCCGGATTACTCCGCCCCGTTCGTCGTCGATGCGATCGACGACCCGACCGACCTGTCGGCCCTCGGCGTCACGATCAGCGAATTCTGCGAGCAGTGGGGCGACGCCTACCACGTCCGAATCTGCTTTCACTCCCTAGACATGCTCCTGCGCTACGCCCCGCCGAAGCAGGTGTTTCACTTCGCGTACGTCCTCACCAAACGACTCTCGAGCGTCGGCGCGATCGCGCACTTCCACCTCGACCCGACGGCACACGAGGACCGCATCGTCGCGACGTTCGGCTCGATTTTCGACGAGATGGTCGTCGACGAAAGCGTCCAGGACGACCTGCCGGAGGCGACCGACGAGGACGTCGCGGCGTTGCTGTCGAACTGGGACGACGAAGACGGAGACGAGTACGAGTCCTGGCCCACGACCGATCCGGCCGACTTCGACGAAGCCACCGACGACGACGTCGCTCGCGTGCTCGAGAACTGA
- a CDS encoding NADPH-dependent FMN reductase: MDAAPHVVAVSGSFRERSTTRTALRYVLEAAADAGAETTLLDLREYDLPVYDPDVDGQGDGTAVKRIVRDADAVVLGTPVYHGSYSGALKNFHDYCGWDEYEDTTVGLLATAGGGSYGSTLDHLRITVRGVHGWVLPHQVGIRNASSQFEDDPNATDGRAFVDPDLEERVEKLGRLLVEYAFISPEVTTPRASESSSGSGAESSSGSGD; this comes from the coding sequence ATGGACGCCGCTCCACACGTCGTCGCCGTCTCGGGGAGCTTCCGCGAGAGGAGTACGACCCGAACGGCCCTCCGGTACGTTCTCGAGGCTGCAGCGGACGCCGGCGCCGAAACGACGCTGCTCGACCTCCGCGAGTACGACCTCCCCGTCTACGACCCCGACGTCGACGGCCAGGGGGACGGGACCGCCGTGAAACGAATCGTCCGCGACGCCGACGCGGTCGTCCTCGGCACGCCCGTCTACCACGGATCGTACTCGGGAGCGCTGAAGAACTTCCACGACTACTGCGGCTGGGACGAGTACGAGGACACCACCGTCGGCCTGCTGGCGACCGCCGGCGGCGGCAGCTACGGGTCGACCCTGGACCACCTCCGGATCACCGTCCGGGGTGTTCACGGCTGGGTCCTCCCACACCAGGTCGGCATCCGGAACGCGTCCAGCCAGTTCGAGGACGATCCGAACGCCACCGACGGCCGGGCGTTCGTCGACCCCGACCTCGAGGAGCGCGTCGAGAAACTCGGCCGTTTGTTGGTCGAGTACGCGTTCATCTCGCCGGAGGTGACGACGCCGCGGGCGTCGGAGTCGAGTTCGGGTTCGGGTGCGGAGTCGAGTTCGGGCTCAGGCGACTGA
- a CDS encoding phosphoglucomutase/phosphomannomutase family protein: protein MDPETETDATTADDRAAISFGTDGWRATLEEFTAPRVRMVAQAIATTLREEGKTAPVVVGYDARETSRGFAEEVSRVLCANGFDVLLSDRDRPTPLCAHAVVDRSLSAAVVITASHNPPSYNGIKFIPDDGAPALPPIMDAIADSLAVPDPLPEAEHGSVREVDLVDAHAEACLEVVRSVAGDQALDPKDALEGLPIAYDAMHGSGRGTTDALLERVGASVERLRCTRDPEFGGGSPEPAAENLEELVEAVTEGDAALGIANDGDADRVAVVTPDRGLLDENLFFAALYDFLLESNDGPAIRTVSTSFLIDRIAEAHGESVHEVPVGFKWVAEAMADYDALVGGEESGGFTVRGHVREKDGVLMGLLAAVMHAAEPIDDRVDRLLETHGDVTQGKISVACPDDEKAAVLAALEDEIPDAVAGTPVATVNTADGFKLTLEDGSWVLVRPSGTEPVLRVYAEAERDERVRELLEAGEELLEPLV, encoded by the coding sequence ATGGATCCGGAGACGGAAACGGACGCGACGACGGCCGACGACAGGGCAGCGATCTCCTTCGGCACCGATGGCTGGCGAGCCACGCTCGAGGAGTTCACCGCACCCCGCGTGCGGATGGTCGCCCAGGCCATCGCGACGACGCTCCGCGAGGAGGGGAAGACGGCGCCAGTCGTCGTCGGCTACGACGCCCGCGAGACCTCCCGCGGGTTCGCCGAAGAGGTCAGCCGCGTCCTGTGTGCCAACGGCTTCGACGTCCTGTTGAGCGACCGCGACCGACCGACACCGCTGTGTGCCCACGCAGTCGTCGACCGGAGCCTCTCGGCGGCGGTCGTGATCACGGCCTCGCACAACCCGCCGTCGTACAACGGCATCAAGTTCATTCCCGACGACGGTGCCCCGGCGCTTCCCCCGATCATGGACGCCATCGCGGACTCGCTCGCCGTCCCCGATCCGCTGCCCGAGGCTGAGCACGGGTCGGTTCGCGAGGTCGACCTCGTCGACGCGCACGCCGAGGCCTGTCTCGAGGTCGTCCGCTCGGTCGCGGGAGACCAGGCCCTCGACCCCAAGGACGCACTCGAGGGACTGCCCATCGCCTACGACGCGATGCACGGCAGCGGCCGGGGGACGACCGACGCCCTCCTCGAGCGCGTCGGGGCGAGCGTCGAGCGCCTCCGGTGTACTCGCGATCCCGAGTTCGGTGGCGGGTCGCCGGAACCCGCGGCGGAGAACCTCGAGGAACTGGTCGAGGCGGTCACCGAGGGGGACGCAGCGCTCGGGATCGCCAACGACGGCGACGCCGACCGCGTGGCAGTCGTCACGCCCGATCGCGGTCTCCTCGACGAGAACCTCTTCTTCGCCGCGCTCTACGACTTCCTGCTCGAGTCGAACGACGGGCCGGCGATCCGGACGGTGTCGACGTCCTTCCTGATCGACCGGATCGCCGAAGCCCACGGCGAGTCGGTCCACGAGGTGCCCGTCGGCTTCAAGTGGGTCGCCGAAGCGATGGCCGACTACGACGCCCTCGTCGGCGGCGAGGAGTCGGGCGGGTTCACCGTCCGCGGCCACGTCCGCGAGAAAGACGGCGTGCTGATGGGCCTGCTCGCGGCCGTGATGCACGCCGCGGAACCGATCGACGACCGGGTCGACCGCCTGCTCGAGACCCACGGCGACGTCACGCAGGGAAAGATCAGCGTCGCCTGCCCCGACGACGAGAAGGCCGCCGTTCTGGCGGCGCTCGAGGACGAAATCCCCGACGCGGTCGCGGGAACGCCGGTCGCGACCGTGAACACGGCCGACGGGTTCAAACTGACCCTCGAGGACGGCTCCTGGGTGCTCGTTCGGCCGAGCGGGACCGAACCCGTCCTGCGCGTCTACGCCGAGGCTGAGCGCGACGAGCGCGTCCGGGAACTGCTCGAGGCAGGTGAGGAACTGCTCGAGCCGCTCGTCTGA
- a CDS encoding GIY-YIG nuclease family protein, whose product MTERHTVYVLECADGSLYTGYTTDLERRVDEHNAGTGAKYTRGRGPVEVVHVERYSSRSVAMSREYEIKQFARTRKERLVGLESE is encoded by the coding sequence ATGACCGAGCGACACACGGTGTATGTCCTCGAGTGCGCCGACGGCAGCCTCTACACCGGCTACACGACCGACCTCGAGCGACGCGTCGACGAGCACAACGCGGGAACGGGGGCGAAGTACACCCGTGGTCGCGGGCCCGTGGAAGTCGTCCACGTCGAACGCTACTCCTCGAGGTCGGTTGCTATGAGCAGGGAGTACGAGATCAAGCAGTTCGCTCGCACGCGGAAGGAGCGACTGGTCGGTCTCGAGAGCGAGTAA
- a CDS encoding RNA-guided endonuclease InsQ/TnpB family protein yields MAEQVVTRTYTASIRNQQRVSDDLDALGFSASKLWNVGRWTCSRVWDEIGYIPEHNELTAYLKSHKRYGDLHSQSSQRVLQELAEAFNGWYGKRRNGDTNANPPGYRKHRDEHPRSTVTFKTKGFKLDTKYNRVRLSKGSNLKEYWSDFILCEYQMRPGVDLSTVENVQQVRIVWDGEEWELHFVCKVEIEVTESPGEKTVGIDLGINNFAALSYEDGYSELYPLNCLKQDDYYFSKRIARCDDSDSKQATRLNQTKSARRTYHFHTLSKHIVERCVDEGVGTIVVGDLSGIREGEKSGESKNWGKHGNLDLHSWAFDRFTSMLDYKAEMEGITVEQVSERDTSKSCSCCGRKRAANRVERGLYVCDKCDAVANADVNGAENIRQKVSPSLACDGGDRSNGWLAQPSTFLFNKETGAFAPQEQATS; encoded by the coding sequence ATGGCGGAACAGGTCGTCACCCGAACCTACACTGCGTCCATTCGGAATCAGCAACGTGTGTCCGACGACCTTGACGCCCTCGGGTTCTCGGCCTCGAAACTCTGGAACGTCGGGCGGTGGACGTGTAGTCGCGTCTGGGATGAAATCGGCTACATTCCTGAACACAACGAACTCACCGCGTACCTGAAGTCGCACAAACGCTACGGTGACCTGCATTCTCAGTCAAGTCAGCGAGTCCTTCAAGAACTCGCTGAAGCGTTCAACGGCTGGTACGGCAAACGACGCAACGGAGACACGAACGCGAACCCGCCCGGCTACCGCAAACACAGAGACGAACATCCGCGTTCCACGGTCACATTCAAGACCAAAGGCTTCAAACTCGACACCAAGTACAACCGCGTCCGCCTCTCCAAAGGTTCAAACCTCAAGGAGTACTGGTCGGACTTCATCCTCTGCGAGTACCAGATGCGCCCCGGTGTTGACCTCTCCACCGTAGAGAACGTCCAACAAGTTCGGATAGTCTGGGATGGTGAGGAGTGGGAACTCCACTTCGTCTGCAAAGTCGAAATCGAAGTGACTGAATCCCCCGGTGAGAAGACTGTGGGTATTGACCTCGGTATCAATAATTTCGCCGCCCTTTCCTACGAAGACGGCTACAGCGAACTATATCCGCTGAATTGTCTGAAACAGGATGACTACTACTTCAGCAAACGCATCGCTCGCTGTGACGATTCGGACTCCAAGCAGGCGACGCGGTTGAATCAGACGAAATCGGCCCGCCGCACCTACCACTTCCATACACTCTCGAAACACATCGTTGAACGGTGTGTTGACGAGGGAGTTGGAACGATTGTAGTGGGAGACCTCTCCGGCATCCGTGAGGGCGAGAAGAGCGGTGAGTCGAAGAACTGGGGCAAGCATGGCAACCTTGACCTACATTCGTGGGCGTTCGACCGCTTCACGTCGATGCTTGACTACAAGGCCGAGATGGAGGGAATCACGGTTGAGCAAGTGTCTGAGCGTGATACGTCGAAGTCGTGTTCGTGCTGTGGTCGCAAGCGTGCAGCGAACCGTGTTGAACGCGGATTGTACGTCTGCGATAAGTGTGATGCGGTGGCGAATGCGGACGTGAACGGAGCTGAGAACATTCGACAGAAAGTATCTCCGAGTCTCGCCTGCGATGGCGGAGATAGGAGTAACGGCTGGTTGGCACAGCCTTCGACGTTCTTGTTTAACAAGGAAACTGGTGCGTTTGCACCTCAAGAACAGGCCACGTCGTAA